The genomic segment AATTGCTCTTTGGCGGGCCATTGTCCCTCCTGAACATTCCATCCCTTTACAGAAATAGGACATGGCTAGCGAAACAATGGGTATTGCTCTCGGCATGATCGAGACACGCGGATTAGTACCAGCTATTGAAGCTGCTGACGCTATGACCAAGGCAGCAGAAGTGCGCTTGATTGGTCGTGAGTTTGTTGGTGGTGGTTACGTAACAGTTTTGGTTCGCGGAGAAACTGGTGCTGTAAACGCAGCAGTTCGTGCAGGCGCAGATGCTTGTGAGCGTGTAGGTGACGGACTAGTTGCAGCGCACATTATTGCTCGTCCTCATCGTGAAGTTGAGCCAGCTTTGGGCAACGGTAACTTCTTAGGTCAGAAGGACTGAATTTGACTAAGTCCTAAGAGGAGAGGACTTTTCAAATTTTCAACCTTCTAACTAATTAACCGGAGCTATCAATGGCTAAAAAGTATGATGCTGGAGTTAAGGAGTATAGAGATACTTACTTCACTCCTGATTACGTCCCCCTAGATACTGATCTACTTGCATGTTTTAAATGCACAGGTCAGGAAGGTGTACCTAAAGAAGAAGTTGCAGC from the Prochlorococcus marinus str. NATL2A genome contains:
- a CDS encoding BMC domain-containing protein, with product MASETMGIALGMIETRGLVPAIEAADAMTKAAEVRLIGREFVGGGYVTVLVRGETGAVNAAVRAGADACERVGDGLVAAHIIARPHREVEPALGNGNFLGQKD